The Coffea arabica cultivar ET-39 chromosome 3c, Coffea Arabica ET-39 HiFi, whole genome shotgun sequence genome contains a region encoding:
- the LOC140037723 gene encoding trans-resveratrol di-O-methyltransferase-like, which translates to MDLARNIGDHTDELFQAQAHIWNHMFNFINSMSLKCAIQLGIPDVIHKHGQPMTLDQLIDALPIKNAKAPFVYRLMQILIHSGFFIEAEIPGNENDNQKGYLLTSAAELLLKSNPFSMTPLLLVTLDPTLTDPWHHLSQWFQNSDETPFYTCHGRSLYDLASHEPRLNQFFNEAMASDTRLVSSVVTKDCKHVFEGLNSLVDVGGGTGTFSKAIADAFPHLKCTVLDLPHVVDGLESSKNLAYVGGNMFEAIPPADAVLMKWILIDWSDDECVQILKKCKEAIPSKEKGGKVIIVEMFCKSQQKGYDDHEAIETQLLFHMLMMVLFKGRQRNEKDWAKLFTEAGFSDYKITAVLGLRSIIEVYYY; encoded by the exons ATGGATTTGGCTAGAAATATTGGTGATCATACTGATGAGCTTTTTCAAGCACAAGCTCACATATGGAACCATATGTTCAACTTCATAAATTCTATGTCCCTCAAATGTGCAATTCAATTAGGCATTCCAGACGTTATTCACAAACATGGCCAGCCGATGACCCTTGATCAATTGATTGATGCTCTTCCCATCAAGAATGCAAAAGCCCCTTTCGTTTATCGTCTCATGCAGATTTTGATCCACTCAGGCTTCTTCATTGAAGCAGAGATTCCTGGAAATGAGAATGATAATCAAAAGGGTTATCTGCTTACTTCTGCTGCTGAACTCCTTTTAAAGAGTAACCCTTTTAGCATGACGCCGCTTTTACTGGTCACGCTCGATCCCACCTTGACTGATCCATGGCACCATCTCAGCCAGTGGTTTCAGAACAGTGATGAAACCCCATTTTATACTTGCCATGGGAGGTCACTTTACGATCTTGCAAGCCATGAGCCACGGCTTAATCAATTCTTTAACGAAGCAATGGCTAGTGATACCCGGCTGGTTAGTAGCGTGGTGACCAAAGATTGTAAGCATGTTTTTGAGGGTTTGAATTCATTGGTAGATGTTGGAGGTGGAACTGGAACCTTTTCTAAGGCAATTGCTGATGCTTTCCCTCACCTGAAATGCACTGTGCTTGATCTTCCTCATGTTGTTGATGGCTTGGAGAGTAGTAAGAACTTGGCCTATGTTGGAGGTAACATGTTTGAAGCCATTCCTCCTGCAGATGCTGTTTTAATGAAG TGGATATTGATTGATTGGAGCGATGATGAGTGTGTGCAAATACTAAAAAAATGTAAAGAAGCAATTCCTAGCAAGGAAAAAGGGGGCAAAGTGATAATTGTTGAAATGTTCTGCAAAAGCCAGCAGAAAGGGTATGATGATCATGAGGCGATTGAGACCCAACTATTGTTTCATATGCTGATGATGGTTCTATTCAAAGGAAGGCAAAGAAATGAGAAAGATTGGGCGAAACTTTTCACGGAGGCAGGCTTCAGTGACTATAAGATAACTGCAGTATTGGGATTGAGATCTATCATTGaggtttattattattaa
- the LOC113735951 gene encoding uncharacterized protein, translating into MSLMLEFVLASCPVSLLYSWIAIVNKERKGEERTKKLHGLPHSRQTFAVGLISNGQSNNCPEKFAVNQDLAAFWAPFLLPHLGAPDNITAISLEDNELWIRHLLGLIIQFSAVAYVFSQSLRNMLDQTMQLMEEYSSKEAAQVPVEIEIVKEHDRGTQTSANPEEENLSPEDISDIDIVQNGYELFTTFRGLIVDHMFSFHERSKSRKLFFQRSAFDAFRVMEVELNFIYDILYTKMAVVHSKKGYCLRLICSILIVLSFERFASHHKPDINHFDVATTYILLSGAVLLDFVAFTKLIFSDWTIVKLKNLTVKTTVYAVREKLSCSKRWSNTLWQCNLINFCVNQRWRWLDIAAETVGIKDVLDEMYYKEDIVIPEDLKDFIFIELKVKATKAKTTNVAKEIYSARGDLALLDYTNHYPYPIISSSVGDEVEYDESLLLWHIATELCYCTSPDDGNSNRNYCKLISDYMLYLLVMRPNLMSAVSGIGQIQFRDTSQNGLTGRESSSANRKRNACEKLLNVNALVKAIEVKGDRSKSILFDACRLAKDLKKLNDKKRWEIMSKVWVELLSYAASHCRANAHAQQLSKGGELITFVWILMAHFGLGEQFRIEAGHARAKLIVGK; encoded by the exons ATGTCTTTGATGCTGGAATTTGTCCTTGCTTCCTGTCCAGTTTCTCTTCTTTACAGCTGGATTGCTATTGTGAATAAAGAGAGGAAAGGAGAGGAAAGAACCAAAAAGTTGCATGGCCTTCCCCATTCCAGACAGA CTTTTGCTGTTGGACTCATCTCCAACGGTCAAAGTAATAATTGTCCTGAGAAATTTGCAGTAAATCAAGACCTTGCAGCATTTTGGGCTCCATTTCTATTGCCACATCTTGGTGCCCCTGATAATATTACCGCCATCTCGCTTGAAGACAATGAGCTGTGGATTAGGCATCTGCTTGGGCTTATCATTCAGTTTTCTGCTGTTGCTTATGTTTTTTCACAATCCCTACGTAAC ATGCTGGACCAAACTATGCAGCTTATGGAGGAGTACTCATCTAAGGAAGCTGCTCAAGTTCCAGTTGAGATAGAGATAGTGAAGGAACATGACAGAGGCACTCAGACTTCTGCAAATCCAGAAGAAGAGAATTTGAGTCCTGAAGACATCAGTGATATAGATATTGTGCAAAATGGGTATGAATTGTTTACCACTTTTAGGGGCCTGATTGTTGACCATATGTTTAGCTTTCATGAGCGCAGTAAGAGCAGAAAATTGTTCTTCCAAAGGTCTGCATTTGATGCTTTCAGAGTAATGGAGGTGGAGCTCAATTTCATATATGATATTCTCTACACTAAGATGGCTGTGGTACACAGTAAAAAAGGTTATTGTCTTCGATTGATCTGCTCTATACTTATAGTGCTTTCTTTTGAGAGATTTGCATCACATCATAAACCCGATATTAACCATTTTGATGTTGCTACTACCTACATTTTGCTTTCGGGTGCTGTTCTCTTGGATTTTGTAGCCTTTACTAAGCTCATTTTCTCAGACTGGACCATAGTCAAGCTTAAGAATCTCACAGTCAAAACAACTGTATATGCAGTCCGTGAAAAGCTGTCATGTTCCAAAAGGTGGTCTAATACCCTTTGGCAATGTAACTTGATAAACTTTTGTGTGAATCAGCGTTGGAGATGGTTAGATATTGCAGCTGAAACCGTTGGAATCAAGGATGTTCTTGATGAAATGTACTACAAGGAGGACATTGTCATTCCAGAGGACTTAAAGGATTTCATCTTTATTGAGCTCAAGGTTAAAGCTACCAAAGCAAAAACCACAAATGTTGCTAAAGAGATATACTCAGCAAGAGGTGATTTGGCACTGTTGGATTACACCAATCACTACCCATATCCCATCATTTCATCAAGTGTAGGTGACGAAGTTGAATACGATGAGAGCCTGTTGCTGTGGCATATTGCCACTGAGCTATGCTATTGCACGAGTCCTGATGATGGCAATTCCAATCGCAATTATTGTAAGCTTATATCTGATTATATGTTGTATCTTTTGGTTATGAGGCCTAATTTGATGTCTGCAGTTTCTGGCATTGGACAAATTCAATTTCGGGACACAT CCCAGAATGGATTAACTGGAAGAGAATCAAGTTCAGCAAATCGAAAAAGAAATGCATGCGAAAAGCTACTTAATGTAAATGCTCTTGTTAAAGCCATTGAGGTGAAGGGAGATAGAAGCAAATCAATATTGTTCGATGCCTGTAGGCTTGCAAAGGATTTGAAAAAGTTGAATGATAAGAAAAGGTGGGAGATAATGAGTAAAGTGTGGGTGGAACTGTTGTCCTATGCTGCCAGTCACTGCCGAGCAAATGCTCATGCTCAGCAGCTCAGTAAAGGTGGTGAGCTCATTACTTTTGTCTGGATACTGATGGCTCATTTTGGATTGGGAGAGCAATTCCGAATTGAGGCGGGACATGCAAGAGCAAAACTGATTGTTGGAAAATAG